A DNA window from Longimicrobiaceae bacterium contains the following coding sequences:
- a CDS encoding C4-type zinc ribbon domain-containing protein: MNPQLEMLLEIQDLKSQRRELEQRTEEREVEEGLFAMQVDNALQELTRKIEEMEAALDPRVQSRYRRLAGRRGRVVVPVIRGICYGCFVSVPTALASDAERNEELRFCESCGRFLYLID, translated from the coding sequence ATGAATCCGCAGTTGGAGATGCTCCTGGAGATCCAGGATTTGAAGTCGCAGCGACGGGAGCTGGAGCAGCGAACCGAGGAACGGGAGGTGGAGGAGGGGCTCTTCGCCATGCAGGTCGACAACGCGCTGCAGGAGCTAACTCGCAAGATCGAGGAGATGGAAGCGGCGCTCGACCCCCGGGTCCAGAGCCGCTATCGCCGGCTCGCGGGACGACGCGGAAGGGTCGTGGTCCCGGTGATCCGGGGGATCTGCTATGGCTGCTTCGTGTCGGTGCCGACCGCGCTCGCCTCCGATGCAGAACGCAACGAGGAACTTCGCTTCTGCGAGAGCTGCGGCCGTTTCCTGTACCTGATCGACTGA
- the recO gene encoding DNA repair protein RecO has protein sequence MSRVDDRALILQGFPYSDTSRILKLFCERHGLRTVIAKGAMRPKSRFGGVLEPFTEGRVQFHLQDGREMHTLSGFDLLRSRQSLGRNLVSFAGASLLAELALRFATTEADPELFHLLVRELDRLGSVDEDAAAGVALAAVWQLVARLGFEPRLDACAGCGRPIGRDEASRFDVEAGGVACTLCRPQGRMVDARSRYELARMCQGVPAVDAGSDWGLHRALLRAFVTAHLSAEHRLRSLDLFVELLPHQGGAAGGGTNAESSTVP, from the coding sequence GTGTCTCGGGTAGACGATCGGGCTCTGATTCTTCAGGGGTTTCCGTACAGCGACACCAGTCGCATCCTGAAGTTGTTCTGTGAGCGACATGGGCTGCGTACGGTGATTGCCAAGGGGGCCATGCGTCCCAAGAGCCGTTTTGGCGGCGTGCTCGAGCCCTTCACCGAAGGGAGAGTTCAGTTCCACCTCCAGGACGGCCGCGAGATGCACACGCTCAGCGGGTTCGACCTGCTGCGCAGTCGCCAGTCGCTGGGGAGGAACCTCGTCTCTTTCGCTGGCGCGTCCCTGCTGGCGGAGCTGGCGCTACGCTTCGCCACCACCGAGGCCGATCCGGAGCTCTTTCATCTCCTCGTCCGAGAGCTGGACCGGTTGGGCTCTGTCGATGAGGACGCGGCGGCCGGCGTGGCACTGGCGGCGGTCTGGCAGCTCGTCGCGCGACTCGGATTCGAGCCGCGGCTGGATGCATGCGCGGGATGCGGGCGTCCGATCGGGCGAGACGAGGCGAGCCGCTTCGATGTCGAGGCCGGGGGGGTGGCCTGTACGCTGTGCCGTCCGCAGGGCCGCATGGTGGATGCGCGGTCCCGATATGAGCTCGCGCGGATGTGCCAGGGAGTTCCCGCGGTCGACGCAGGGTCGGACTGGGGACTGCATCGTGCCCTGCTGAGGGCCTTCGTGACGGCGCATCTCTCGGCAGAGCACCGGCTTCGGTCGCTGGACCTTTTCGTAGAGCTGCTGCCCCACCAGGGCGGTGCGGCCGGAGGCGGCACGAACGCCGAATCTTCAACTGTTCCTTGA
- a CDS encoding bifunctional nuclease family protein yields MIEVRVQSLGIDQGTKSPVVILQELNGDRMLPIWIGPGEASAIAMELAGMKFSRPLTHDLAASLIRGLGGALTRVVITKVQENTYYAEMVIQRGSELFSIDARPSDSIAIALRMKARVFTSEELLSPTPIEMVSEEDTPQFPRSPGEGSSLSAEQLQDYLRKLKPEDLGRFNP; encoded by the coding sequence ATGATCGAAGTACGGGTACAGAGCCTCGGAATCGACCAGGGAACAAAAAGCCCGGTCGTCATCCTGCAGGAGCTGAACGGCGATCGTATGCTGCCGATCTGGATCGGGCCCGGGGAGGCCAGCGCCATCGCCATGGAGCTGGCGGGCATGAAGTTCTCCCGCCCGCTCACGCACGATCTGGCGGCCTCCCTCATTCGTGGCCTCGGCGGCGCGCTGACGCGCGTGGTCATCACCAAGGTGCAGGAGAACACCTACTACGCCGAGATGGTGATCCAGCGTGGATCGGAGCTTTTCTCCATCGACGCCCGGCCCTCGGATTCGATCGCGATCGCCCTGCGAATGAAGGCGCGGGTGTTCACCTCGGAGGAGCTCCTCAGCCCGACGCCGATCGAGATGGTGTCGGAGGAGGATACGCCGCAGTTCCCACGCAGCCCCGGCGAGGGATCGTCGCTCTCGGCGGAGCAGCTCCAGGACTACCTTCGCAAGCTCAAGCCGGAAGACCTCGGTCGCTTCAATCCCTGA